In Labilithrix sp., a genomic segment contains:
- a CDS encoding PQQ-binding-like beta-propeller repeat protein, with the protein MTMDPVVVEAGSALLRGELADAAVADGAARMQHGDARRTHRARGRGPKTVRVGWTAKVDAPVAAQVTVSEDEATLYVATLGGDLIALARADGARRWTVKLGDRAYGAPFVHDDGTVWVGSDAKKMFAISAKGEVLHRVDVDGEADTAALATPDGNVVFAAGNQVLAVRRGGDVAWRFAAKSKVFTAPALSGTRIVFGSQDDAVYAVDAASGVLAWRAPLGADVDGAPVVGDDGSVWVGTDRNEVVMLAPDGGTVWAADAGGYVRGGLALARNGDVLAGTYGPAPRVLRIGPDGGIRGWFPVQGTGAREFGIHGAPLEDDDGALYFGAQDDAAYAIDPDGSVRWRFPTGADVDAPLTLLTDGSLVVPSEDGSVTLLLP; encoded by the coding sequence ATGACGATGGATCCCGTCGTCGTCGAAGCGGGCTCCGCGCTCCTCCGCGGTGAGCTCGCCGACGCGGCCGTCGCCGACGGCGCCGCGCGCATGCAGCACGGCGACGCGCGCCGCACGCATCGCGCGCGCGGGCGCGGGCCGAAGACCGTCCGCGTCGGGTGGACGGCGAAGGTCGACGCGCCGGTCGCGGCGCAGGTCACCGTCTCCGAGGACGAGGCCACGCTCTACGTCGCGACGCTCGGCGGCGACCTGATCGCGCTCGCGCGGGCCGACGGCGCGCGGCGCTGGACGGTGAAGCTCGGCGATCGCGCGTACGGCGCGCCGTTCGTGCACGACGACGGCACCGTCTGGGTGGGCAGCGACGCGAAGAAGATGTTCGCGATCTCGGCGAAGGGCGAGGTGCTCCATCGCGTCGACGTCGACGGCGAGGCCGACACCGCCGCGCTCGCGACGCCGGACGGGAACGTCGTGTTCGCGGCGGGCAACCAGGTGCTCGCGGTGCGCCGCGGCGGCGACGTCGCGTGGCGCTTCGCGGCGAAGAGCAAGGTGTTCACCGCGCCGGCGCTGAGCGGGACGCGCATCGTCTTCGGCTCGCAGGACGACGCGGTCTACGCGGTCGACGCGGCGAGCGGCGTCCTCGCCTGGCGCGCGCCGCTCGGCGCCGACGTCGACGGCGCGCCGGTGGTCGGCGACGACGGATCGGTCTGGGTCGGGACCGATCGCAACGAGGTCGTGATGCTCGCGCCCGACGGCGGGACGGTCTGGGCGGCGGACGCGGGCGGGTACGTCCGCGGCGGGCTCGCGCTCGCGCGGAACGGCGACGTCCTCGCCGGGACCTACGGGCCGGCGCCGCGCGTCCTCCGGATCGGGCCCGACGGGGGCATCCGCGGGTGGTTCCCGGTGCAGGGGACCGGCGCGCGGGAGTTCGGGATCCACGGCGCTCCGCTCGAGGACGACGACGGCGCGCTCTACTTCGGGGCCCAGGACGACGCGGCCTACGCGATCGATCCGGACGGCTCCGTCCGCTGGCGGTTCCCGACCGGGGCGGACGTCGACGCGCCGCTCACCCTGCTCACGGATGGGTCGCTCGTCGTGCCCTCGGAGGACGGTTCCGTGACTTTGCTTTTGCCGTGA
- a CDS encoding Crp/Fnr family transcriptional regulator — protein sequence MAEIPQPKPTDAEDVAWGLQTADTLWRRGERIDALVWLRRAAQAAGDANDDDRALELARYAAELTEFMNNEEAPELHEDDLLEEDELPTDIEVDEDEPLRPPPREASAPAIEAGTAEVDAGELGGQEPYEEQDQDAARERMPSVVDAATAHAGMFDPWAEMSAQLPVPGPAPASVPPPPQDEEVVTSVRPNALMKPRSDAPAPRVPISSPPPPLAPPQRASRPSFSGLAAAPVAPPPPPVRPPAPKPPPPLPPRAAKPPSRSPRSRSPPPKVPVARAVEPPPEPEPEVAPPPPEPPPPPEPEPPPPEVAMPSIPPATGLDLESVEAFSDLPDDARAAFAAAATLHDLNEGEEIATFALAYIVKGSFEVAATMVDAPAGRLEEGAVLRARGTTDEGVPMRLIATKGSGTVATWSDAAVEDAFRTIPWVEDDLRAAADKVQTLVGITIGPLGERLDMSIREQVISKLKMRPLLPAEIVVNAGETVPGLLLIGIGELELMKGDEVAGVVGSGEFLFPSEVLGMGNAPFTARAGKGGALVMFGDRGVAQELLVTCPPLLEVFAGM from the coding sequence ATGGCCGAGATTCCGCAACCGAAACCGACCGACGCCGAGGACGTGGCCTGGGGCCTCCAGACCGCGGACACGCTCTGGCGGCGAGGGGAGAGGATCGACGCCCTCGTCTGGCTGCGCCGCGCCGCGCAGGCCGCCGGCGACGCGAACGACGACGACCGCGCGCTCGAGCTCGCTCGCTACGCCGCCGAGCTGACCGAGTTCATGAACAACGAGGAGGCGCCCGAGCTCCACGAGGACGACCTCCTCGAGGAGGACGAGCTCCCGACCGACATCGAGGTCGACGAGGACGAGCCGCTGCGGCCTCCGCCGCGCGAAGCGTCCGCGCCGGCGATCGAGGCCGGCACCGCCGAGGTCGACGCCGGCGAGCTCGGAGGCCAGGAGCCGTACGAGGAGCAGGACCAGGACGCAGCGCGCGAGCGCATGCCGTCGGTCGTCGACGCCGCGACCGCGCACGCGGGCATGTTCGATCCGTGGGCCGAGATGTCCGCGCAGCTCCCGGTCCCGGGGCCTGCGCCCGCGTCCGTCCCGCCGCCGCCGCAGGACGAAGAGGTCGTCACGAGCGTGCGGCCGAACGCGCTCATGAAGCCGCGCTCCGACGCGCCCGCGCCGCGCGTGCCGATCTCGTCGCCGCCGCCGCCGCTCGCGCCGCCGCAGCGCGCCTCGCGCCCGAGCTTCAGCGGGCTCGCCGCCGCTCCGGTCGCGCCGCCGCCGCCGCCGGTCCGTCCGCCAGCCCCGAAGCCGCCGCCGCCGCTCCCGCCGCGCGCGGCAAAGCCACCGTCCCGAAGCCCACGCTCCCGAAGCCCTCCGCCGAAGGTGCCCGTCGCGCGCGCGGTCGAGCCGCCGCCCGAGCCCGAGCCCGAGGTCGCGCCGCCGCCTCCCGAGCCGCCGCCGCCCCCGGAGCCCGAGCCGCCGCCGCCCGAGGTCGCGATGCCGTCGATTCCGCCGGCGACGGGGCTCGACCTCGAGTCGGTCGAGGCGTTCTCGGATCTGCCGGACGACGCGCGCGCCGCGTTCGCCGCCGCCGCGACGCTGCACGACCTGAACGAGGGCGAGGAGATCGCGACGTTCGCGCTCGCCTACATCGTGAAGGGATCGTTCGAGGTCGCGGCGACGATGGTCGACGCCCCCGCGGGCCGGCTCGAGGAAGGCGCGGTGCTCCGCGCGCGCGGCACGACCGACGAGGGCGTCCCGATGCGCCTCATCGCGACGAAGGGCTCCGGCACCGTCGCGACGTGGTCCGACGCAGCGGTGGAGGACGCGTTCCGGACGATCCCGTGGGTCGAGGACGACCTGCGCGCCGCGGCGGACAAGGTGCAGACGCTGGTCGGCATCACGATCGGTCCGCTCGGCGAGCGCCTCGACATGTCGATCCGCGAGCAGGTCATCTCGAAGCTGAAGATGCGTCCGCTCCTCCCCGCCGAGATCGTCGTCAACGCCGGCGAGACGGTCCCGGGGCTGCTCCTCATCGGGATCGGCGAGCTCGAGCTGATGAAGGGCGACGAGGTCGCGGGCGTGGTCGGCTCCGGCGAGTTCCTGTTCCCGAGCGAGGTGCTCGGCATGGGCAACGCGCCGTTCACCGCGCGCGCAGGGAAGGGCGGCGCGCTCGTGATGTTCGGCGATCGCGGCGTCGCGCAGGAGCTCCTCGTGACGTGCCCGCCGCTACTCGAAGTCTTCGCCGGGATGTGA